Sequence from the Panicum virgatum strain AP13 chromosome 5N, P.virgatum_v5, whole genome shotgun sequence genome:
CTAAAAAGAAGTCCCTGAAAACAAACTAATTGCAATCAGCAAACTTCATGTCCAATCAATGGTGCATATTATCGCTGAAACCGGCCTTCAAAGGACAAAGCAAATGCATTGCTCCTGTATAGAATAATGTAATTCAGTATCCACGTCAAAAAAATGCATGTCTCTATTTAGTAGGGTCCGTCTTTCCAGGGAGCACATCTTAAACATACTTGGATACAGAAACTGGAAGAAGTGCATGGCCAGCTTTATAACATTGCTCGACCCAAGATTATTGGGGAGGAAAAGTAAACATAACCCGCCGAACCCATGGAACAGTGTCCCAATCAACGATCCAGCACTGTCCAATAGAAGACATGATGGCAGCAAAGAgaaaacagaaacaaaaaaCAGAGGTTTATTGGGCTGGTGTGGAAGGCGTCAGCTGCGGTGGTGCCTCTTGAGTGACACCGATTGTGGAATCATATTCTTCATCCTGGTTAGCAAACTTCTTGCGCAACACCTTCTCGAACTCGACCTTCTCTAGAGGCTTGGCATTCTCAAAAGCATGCGCCTTGGACAGACTATAATAGTTGGCAGCCGATTCAGCAATAAAAGCTATCTCATCAGCGGTGAGCTTCCTCAGAAATTTTGCTGGGTTTCCTCCCCATACCTAAATCCAACAGAGCTTAGTcaagaaaatatttcaaaaaacaaGATACCAAACAAGGGCCATGCAGGTATACAGCATAGTCTTGTTCCAATTCAACCCGTGGAGACTAGAACTTAATTGTCACATGGTTATTATAGACACCAAAAGAAACAAGTGGTTTGTGCAATATAGTGTAATCAATTGGGTTCCCTCATTGCATGTAAACCCTGCTTTGGGTATGGCCTTGGTGGAACCAGTTGggtgaaataaaagaaaaaaaagggtgtGGAGGTGGCTTAAATAAGAATCAAAGCCAAAGGATAGCTGAGGAAGTGATGCAGCACCTCTCCAGAAGGGATCCTAGTATTCTGTCTTACGAGGGCTCCAGCAGCAACCATTCCATGCTTTTCCACAACAACACCATCCAATAGGGTTGCCCCCATGCCAACAAAAGCTTCATCCTCGATGGTGCATCCTTGTAAGACAGCGCTATGACCTGCAAATGTTGTTTGTAGAATGTTAACTTTTGTGTATTATTTCAGGATCAAGAGCTGTGAAGAACTGAGATATACAGAGTTGCGCCAAATAGTATTTTATTGTGTTTGCTGTGCTAGATTCTCATGTAAGATTGTGACTCATCAATAAAGTGTGGCCATATGGGACAAAAATTATTAAAGAAAAATACATGTTTCTTGAGACTAGAATCAAAAGGTATATTTACCTACTGTGACATTTTCACCGATAATTGTCGGAAAGACTTTCCCACTTAGATTCGACTTCGCCACATGTACAAGAGAATTGTCTTGTATATTGGTCCCAGATCCAATCTGGATGTTGTTTGCATCCCCTAAAATTGAGTTCATAAACTTGCTcatgacccaaaaaaacaaCTTAGAAGCACAAAATGTAGCATGATATACTAAGAAATTTAAAAGTTGCCATAAGAAACAACTAAAAATAGTTCTAAGGCTATAGCAAATTTTGTCTACTTCTAGATCTGAACTCTG
This genomic interval carries:
- the LOC120675696 gene encoding gamma carbonic anhydrase 1, mitochondrial-like, which encodes MAGLGKAMYAVGFWIRETGQALDRFGCRLQGKYFFHEQISRHRTLMNVFDKTPHVHRDAFVAPSASLIGDVQVGPGASIWYGCVLRGDANNIQIGSGTNIQDNSLVHVAKSNLSGKVFPTIIGENVTVGHSAVLQGCTIEDEAFVGMGATLLDGVVVEKHGMVAAGALVRQNTRIPSGEVWGGNPAKFLRKLTADEIAFIAESAANYYSLSKAHAFENAKPLEKVEFEKVLRKKFANQDEEYDSTIGVTQEAPPQLTPSTPAQ